The genome window CCGAGTCGGAATAGAGCTCCGGCCGCTTGGCACAGAGTGACAGTCCCCAGGCCGCGACGGCTGCCCGAACACCTTCCGCGACGCGACGGTGGCGGGCGAAAACGTTATCCAGCCCTTCCTCCAGAAGCACGGATACACTGTCCTTCAGGCCCAGCATCAGTTGCAGCGCCGGCGTATAGGGATATCCGCCCTTTGCATTGGCGGCGAGCATGTCGCGAAGATCGAAATAGCAACGTCGACATTGCGCCGTCTCGCAGGCGGCCAGGGCCTTCGGGCTGATAGCAACGATTGCCAGGCCGGCCGGCAACATGAACCCTTTCTGAGATCCGGTGATGGCGATGTCCACGCCCCATTCGTCCATCCGGAAATCCATGGAACCCAGCGAACTGACACAGTCGACATAGAGAAGCGCCGGGTGATCGGCCCCGTCGATTGCCCGGCGCACCGCGGCGATGTCGCTGACGACACCGGTCGCGGTTTCGTTATGGGTAACCAGCACGGCCTTGATCGTCTGGCCGGCATCGTCACGCAGCCGTTCCGCGAAGCGATCCGCAGGCGCGCCCTCCCCCCATTCGCAATCCATGACTTCAACATCCAGCGCCAGACGCTCGCACAGGTCGATCCAGCGTTGGGAGAACATGCCGTAGCGGGCCACCAGGACCCGGTCACCAGGCGACAGGGTATTGCTGATCGCCGCTTCCCATCCTCCGGTCCCGGACCCGGGGAAGGTTATGACCTGCCCGGCTTCGGTGCGGAATACCTGCTTCAGGTCGTCCAGCAGCGGTCCCAACAGGTCCACGAAATCCGGCGCCCGATGGTCCGCCGTCTGGGCGCACATGGCCAGCCTGAAACGATCCGGCATATTTGTCGGGCCGGGAATAAAGACCGGGTTCTGGCCACTGAACACGGGAAGATGCGCGTTCATGTCTGAATCCTTCCTGTCGCAATTTTCTGTCACGGGCCGATGCGGCCTCGTTGCATGATGACGATACCGGCACCGTTATCGGCGTCAATTTTTCTGGAAAGTTTTTCTATTTTATTTTGAAATTATTATATTGTTGATTTCACACAATATTTTTGTTTTCATTTTTGCTCATAATCCAAATATGGAAAAGAAATTCACTTTGGAAATGGCCCTGCCGGCGTCATGATGGACGTCATGAGACAGGAAGGAAACGCGTCATGACAGCTTCACCGGAACCGTCGACCCGGCGCCGCGGACGGCCCCGCAGTGCCGCACCGGACAGCGAGGAAGGGACGGTTCGCGCCCTCGACCGCGGCATTCAGTTGCTGCGCATCCTGGCCAAGCACGGCAGCCTGAACCTGACGGATCTGTCGCTTCATGTCGGCATGCCGCCGTCTACCGTTCACCGCCTGCTGATGACGCTGAAGAACCGGCAGCTCGTCGATTTCGAACCCGCCCCGCAGGTCTGGAAGATCGGCATCGAGGCGTTTCGGATCGGCAATGCCTTCATCCTGCGCAGCAATCTGGTCGAAGCGGGGTTCGAGGTCATGCGCTGGCTGGTTCAGGAAACGGGGGAGACGGCCAATCTCGGCATTATCGACGATGGATATGTCGTCTTTCTGAGCCAGGTCGAGACCCCGCATCCGATCCGGGCCTTTTTTCCGCCGGGAACACGCGGGCCGATCCATGCGTCCGGCGTGGGCAAGATGATGCTGGCCGAAATGCCCCCGCAGGAGGCGGAGGCCATCCTGCGCCGTCGCGGTCTGGCCGAACTCACCCCCAAAACCGTCGTGGTATCCAGTGACATGTTTGCGCAACTGGAAACGATTCGACGCCAGGGTTGGTCTCTGGACGACGAGGAAAGCCATGTCGGGATGCGCTGCATCGCGGCGCCGATCTACAACGCTTTCGGCAAGGCCGTCGCCGGTGTCTCGATCTCCGGACCGGCGGCGCGCATCACGGAAGCCACCACCCATGACCTCGCCGCCACCGTCAAACGCGCCGCGGCGACCATCACCGACAAGCTCGGCGGCGAGCCCCGCGCCCCGGTCGCCGAAATCCGATAACCCCCGACTCGCCATCAACCGGCCAAACCGGAAGAGCGCTGGAGTTCAATCTCAGGGAAAAGTGGCGACCCCTACGGGAGGGGATCACACATCAACTCAACCTGTTGAAACTACTGACAATTTCGTCTTTATTGTTGTCCACAAACCCTGTTGACCATTGTGTACAACATACCTCGAGCCGCCCGACGTGTCCATCTCATCACAACATGGTTCACGCAGCAGCGCGCCTCTTCACCGAGCGCAGGAGGCCCACTAGCTCCTTCACATCTGCTGCCTCGAAGACGCCACTGACACCCTTATCGTCCAGGTCGGTGAATGGGCTTTCGTAGAGGAACTTCGGGTCAATATAACCGCGTTCGGTCAGGTGGTTCACGATCAGGTCAATGAACTCTGTCTGGTCTGCGGTTAGGTTCTCCGCGCTTGCGAAGCGTCCCAGGGCGCGTTTAGCCGCCTCTCGGTCCAACCCCAGCACGGACCGCAGGAAGACACCCAGGCCCTCCTCTCCGGACACCTGTGCCACTTCTTCCGGCGCTCCAACACCAGCCTCGATGAACATGCGCTGAAGCTCGTCCAGGTCTTGTGGTGTGAGCTGTTCGTCCCTCCGGATCTTCTGAAGCGTGATGTGGTCCTTCTCCGAGTCGAGGAAGTGCCGAACCTTCTGCATGAAGCGGTTCTTGTCGGTGCCTGTGCCGATCTCCGGCAGGGTGATCGCCGTCCCCTGCCCGATCTCGTCCTCGAAGTTGGTATAGACAGGGTTCCGCTTCCCGGGATCGATCAGCTTGATC of Alphaproteobacteria bacterium contains these proteins:
- a CDS encoding IclR family transcriptional regulator, whose translation is MTASPEPSTRRRGRPRSAAPDSEEGTVRALDRGIQLLRILAKHGSLNLTDLSLHVGMPPSTVHRLLMTLKNRQLVDFEPAPQVWKIGIEAFRIGNAFILRSNLVEAGFEVMRWLVQETGETANLGIIDDGYVVFLSQVETPHPIRAFFPPGTRGPIHASGVGKMMLAEMPPQEAEAILRRRGLAELTPKTVVVSSDMFAQLETIRRQGWSLDDEESHVGMRCIAAPIYNAFGKAVAGVSISGPAARITEATTHDLAATVKRAAATITDKLGGEPRAPVAEIR
- a CDS encoding aminotransferase class V-fold PLP-dependent enzyme, with amino-acid sequence MNAHLPVFSGQNPVFIPGPTNMPDRFRLAMCAQTADHRAPDFVDLLGPLLDDLKQVFRTEAGQVITFPGSGTGGWEAAISNTLSPGDRVLVARYGMFSQRWIDLCERLALDVEVMDCEWGEGAPADRFAERLRDDAGQTIKAVLVTHNETATGVVSDIAAVRRAIDGADHPALLYVDCVSSLGSMDFRMDEWGVDIAITGSQKGFMLPAGLAIVAISPKALAACETAQCRRCYFDLRDMLAANAKGGYPYTPALQLMLGLKDSVSVLLEEGLDNVFARHRRVAEGVRAAVAAWGLSLCAKRPELYSDSVSAILVPGGFDGNALVNHAYEAYGVSFGVGLGQMAGKAFRIGHLGSLPDSLALSGLSVIEMAMKDLGYPIELGSGVAAAQDIYRRGSGAAQSAAA